The Solibacillus sp. FSL R7-0682 genome includes a window with the following:
- the rbsB gene encoding ribose ABC transporter substrate-binding protein RbsB: protein MKKWSLLLMAAMMTIVLAACSMDSGSSSNKNEVNDGASKQTKKIGLSISTLNNPFFVTLSDAAEAQAQSNGATLTVADAQDDASKQASDVENLIQKGVDLIIINPVDSASVATAVEAANNANIPVITVDRSAEGGEVVAHIASDNVAGGELAGDYLMTLIDEGAQIAMLEGVAGSSAARDRGEGFLNIVEGKVNLVASQTANFNRTEGLTVMENILQANPDVKAVFAQNDEMALGALEAISAANKDIVVIGFDATEDAVAKVQAGELAATVAQQPALIGEKAIETAVKVLNGESVEANIPVDLELVTK, encoded by the coding sequence ATGAAAAAGTGGAGCTTACTTTTAATGGCCGCAATGATGACAATCGTCCTTGCAGCATGCTCAATGGATTCTGGTTCTTCATCAAACAAAAATGAAGTAAACGATGGTGCTTCAAAACAAACAAAAAAAATTGGGTTATCAATATCAACACTAAACAACCCATTCTTCGTAACATTAAGTGATGCGGCTGAAGCACAAGCACAATCAAATGGTGCTACTCTTACAGTGGCAGATGCACAAGACGATGCATCGAAGCAAGCATCAGACGTAGAAAACTTAATCCAAAAAGGTGTTGACTTAATTATTATCAACCCTGTAGATTCAGCTTCTGTAGCAACTGCTGTTGAAGCAGCAAACAATGCAAACATTCCAGTTATTACAGTTGACCGATCAGCTGAAGGCGGGGAAGTTGTGGCACACATTGCATCTGACAACGTAGCAGGTGGCGAATTAGCAGGTGATTATTTAATGACGTTAATCGACGAAGGTGCTCAAATAGCAATGCTTGAAGGGGTTGCAGGTTCTTCAGCAGCACGTGACCGCGGTGAAGGCTTCTTAAATATCGTTGAAGGTAAAGTAAATTTAGTTGCAAGTCAAACAGCGAACTTCAACCGTACTGAAGGTTTAACAGTAATGGAAAATATTCTACAAGCAAACCCAGATGTAAAAGCAGTTTTTGCACAAAATGACGAAATGGCTTTAGGTGCGTTAGAAGCAATTTCTGCTGCGAATAAAGACATCGTAGTAATTGGCTTCGACGCAACTGAAGATGCAGTAGCAAAAGTACAAGCTGGTGAATTAGCTGCAACAGTTGCACAACAACCAGCGTTAATCGGTGAAAAAGCAATCGAAACAGCGGTTAAAGTATTAAATGGTGAATCAGTGGAAGCAAATATTCCAGTTGATTTAGAATTAGTAACTAAATAA
- the rbsC gene encoding ribose ABC transporter permease — translation MAKNKELISKLGPFIGLILLIVVLTILNPSFLTVDNLLNVLRQVSISALIAFGMTFVILTGGIDLSVGSTLALTGAVAATLLASGTDPILAMLAALLLGLILGAVNGIIITKGKVAPFIATLATMTIYRGLTLVYTEGRPVSGLGDSQAFQMFGKGYFFGIPVPVLTMVLAFVILYFILHKTTFGRRVYAVGGNEEASKLSGINPDRIKIMVYSITGLLAAVSALIITSRLNSAQPTAGESYELDAIAAVVLGGTSLTGGKGWIFGTLVGALIIGVLNNGMTLIGVSSFFQQVVKGVVILLAVLLDRKKTA, via the coding sequence ATGGCAAAGAATAAAGAATTAATTTCGAAGCTTGGACCATTTATCGGTTTAATTTTATTAATAGTTGTGTTAACGATTTTAAATCCAAGTTTCTTAACAGTAGATAACTTATTAAACGTATTACGCCAAGTATCGATTAGTGCGTTGATCGCATTCGGTATGACGTTTGTTATTTTAACAGGCGGTATTGACTTATCAGTTGGCTCAACTCTTGCATTAACTGGTGCAGTTGCAGCCACATTATTAGCATCGGGTACTGATCCAATTTTAGCGATGCTTGCAGCGCTTTTATTAGGTTTAATTTTAGGTGCGGTTAACGGGATTATTATTACGAAAGGTAAAGTGGCTCCGTTCATTGCTACATTAGCTACAATGACGATTTATCGTGGTTTAACGTTAGTGTACACAGAAGGACGTCCAGTTTCTGGATTAGGTGATTCACAAGCATTCCAAATGTTTGGTAAAGGCTATTTCTTCGGTATTCCAGTACCAGTACTTACAATGGTTTTAGCGTTTGTTATATTATATTTTATCTTACACAAAACAACATTTGGTCGTCGTGTATATGCAGTTGGTGGCAATGAGGAAGCATCAAAGCTTTCAGGAATTAACCCAGATCGCATAAAAATCATGGTTTATTCAATCACAGGTTTACTTGCAGCCGTTTCGGCATTAATCATTACATCTCGTTTAAATTCTGCTCAACCAACAGCAGGGGAATCGTATGAGTTAGATGCCATTGCTGCTGTTGTACTAGGTGGTACAAGCTTAACAGGTGGTAAAGGTTGGATTTTCGGTACATTGGTTGGAGCGTTAATTATTGGCGTACTAAACAATGGAATGACATTAATAGGGGTTTCATCATTCTTCCAACAAGTTGTGAAGGGTGTTGTAATATTATTAGCGGTTTTACTAGACCGCAAAAAAACAGCATAG
- a CDS encoding sugar ABC transporter ATP-binding protein: MIEMSSISKAFSGNVVLKDVQFELKPGEIHALMGENGAGKSTMMKILTGIYERDAGVIKVDGKEVHFKSPKEAEALGIAVIHQELNILPDLSVTENLFLGKEKTYPVFGILKKKEMHNEAKQLLAKLGLNMDPSTRAGDLSVGKQQIIEIAKAIASDAKYIIMDEPTAALTDREIETLFVTINELKAKGISFVYISHRMEEIFAICDRITILRDGTYVGVRDIKSTSFDEIVAMMVGRELGERFPDRNVVIGDVKLSVKNLCSTGSFSDVSFDLHKGEILAVAGLMGAGRTEVAQALFGYRKISSGEIYIDNKPVKITSPIEAMKQKIGFVTEDRKTQGLVLDFSIKENIMLANLEKGSKSGVILPKLENQMVTKYIEQLRIRTSSADLAAKSLSGGNQQKVVIAKWLGTNPEILILDEPTRGVDIGAKKEIYQIMNNLAEAGVSILMISSELPEVIGMADRVLVMQEGKVTGMVQKDNMTQENIMHYATGGE, encoded by the coding sequence ATGATTGAAATGTCTAGTATTTCAAAGGCTTTTAGTGGCAACGTCGTTTTAAAGGACGTGCAGTTTGAATTAAAGCCAGGGGAAATCCATGCACTAATGGGGGAAAATGGGGCCGGAAAATCAACGATGATGAAGATTTTAACAGGTATTTATGAGCGGGATGCTGGGGTTATTAAAGTAGACGGTAAAGAAGTGCACTTTAAATCACCTAAAGAAGCAGAAGCTCTGGGAATAGCAGTTATTCATCAAGAACTAAACATTTTGCCGGACTTATCGGTAACAGAAAACTTATTTTTAGGGAAAGAAAAAACATATCCTGTATTCGGCATTTTAAAGAAAAAAGAAATGCATAACGAGGCAAAGCAGCTTCTTGCAAAGCTTGGGCTGAACATGGATCCTTCTACACGCGCTGGAGATTTATCGGTTGGTAAGCAGCAAATTATTGAAATTGCAAAGGCGATTGCTTCAGATGCGAAGTACATCATTATGGATGAGCCGACTGCCGCTTTGACTGATCGCGAAATCGAAACGTTATTTGTAACGATCAATGAGCTAAAGGCGAAAGGGATTTCATTTGTGTACATCTCACACCGCATGGAAGAAATTTTCGCCATTTGTGATCGCATTACGATTTTACGTGATGGAACGTATGTAGGTGTACGTGATATTAAAAGCACATCATTTGATGAAATCGTGGCAATGATGGTTGGGCGGGAGCTTGGCGAACGTTTTCCAGACCGTAATGTTGTAATTGGTGATGTGAAATTATCAGTGAAGAACTTATGTTCTACTGGTTCATTTAGCGATGTATCCTTTGATTTACATAAAGGGGAAATTTTAGCTGTAGCAGGCTTAATGGGCGCTGGGCGTACGGAAGTGGCGCAAGCATTATTTGGTTACCGTAAAATTTCCAGTGGTGAAATATACATCGATAATAAGCCAGTGAAAATTACTTCACCAATTGAAGCGATGAAGCAAAAAATCGGCTTTGTTACAGAAGACCGTAAAACGCAAGGCCTTGTCTTAGATTTCTCGATTAAAGAAAACATCATGCTGGCGAATTTAGAAAAGGGTTCAAAATCTGGTGTAATCTTACCAAAGCTTGAAAATCAAATGGTTACAAAATATATCGAGCAATTACGTATTCGCACATCGAGTGCAGATTTAGCAGCAAAATCACTAAGCGGTGGTAACCAGCAGAAGGTGGTTATTGCAAAATGGTTAGGGACAAATCCTGAAATTTTAATATTAGATGAGCCAACGCGCGGTGTAGATATCGGTGCGAAAAAGGAAATTTATCAAATTATGAACAACCTGGCAGAAGCAGGTGTATCAATTTTAATGATTTCTTCTGAACTTCCTGAAGTTATCGGCATGGCGGACCGAGTGCTTGTTATGCAAGAAGGTAAAGTGACGGGCATGGTTCAAAAAGACAACATGACGCAAGAAAACATAATGCATTATGCCACAGGAGGGGAATAA
- the rbsD gene encoding D-ribose pyranase: MKKQGILNRELAGIFAKLGHTDQIVIADCGLPIPAGVTCIDLAFKLGEPSFMAVLDVVLDDVVVEKAFIAEEITASNSTVEQAIKERLAVEFMTHEAFKKQTKQAKVIIRTGETTPYANIILQSGVIF; this comes from the coding sequence ATGAAGAAGCAAGGAATTTTAAATCGTGAGCTTGCTGGAATATTTGCCAAGCTTGGTCATACGGACCAAATAGTGATTGCCGATTGTGGGCTCCCTATTCCTGCTGGTGTGACTTGCATTGATTTAGCATTTAAATTGGGAGAACCTTCGTTCATGGCCGTTTTAGATGTTGTTTTAGATGATGTAGTCGTTGAAAAGGCATTTATTGCCGAGGAAATTACAGCAAGCAATTCAACTGTTGAGCAAGCAATTAAAGAGAGGTTAGCAGTGGAATTTATGACCCATGAGGCATTCAAAAAACAAACAAAGCAGGCAAAAGTGATTATTCGTACGGGTGAAACAACACCTTATGCCAATATCATTTTACAAAGCGGCGTTATTTTTTAA
- the rbsK gene encoding ribokinase: MITVVGSINMDIVCQTVVFPKQGETVLGERFETIPGGKGANQAVAASRLGSTVTMIGAVGQDSFGPELIQTLQKEKINTKAVSKVETNTGIANIILFENDNRIIVVPGANFDVTPNMVEAHRAVIEKSELVMMQLEIPVDTVEYTINLCDKLGVPVLLNPAPARNFKREWMEKIAYITPNETECELIFNEKVEKSLEKYPNKLIVTLGDEGAMYHNGKHIVKVAGFKTTAVDTTGAGDTFNGAFAHQICTGASIEEAVQFANIAGSLSVEQFGAQGGMPTIQAVEARLKGE, encoded by the coding sequence ATGATTACGGTAGTAGGTAGTATTAACATGGATATCGTGTGTCAAACAGTAGTGTTTCCCAAACAAGGAGAAACAGTACTGGGAGAGCGTTTTGAAACGATTCCAGGTGGAAAGGGCGCCAATCAGGCAGTGGCGGCTTCTCGTTTAGGAAGTACCGTAACGATGATAGGTGCAGTTGGTCAGGATAGTTTCGGTCCCGAATTAATTCAAACACTACAAAAAGAGAAAATAAATACAAAAGCAGTTAGTAAAGTAGAGACAAATACAGGTATTGCCAACATCATTTTATTCGAAAATGACAACCGTATTATTGTCGTACCAGGGGCAAACTTTGATGTGACACCTAACATGGTTGAAGCACACCGAGCTGTTATAGAAAAATCGGAACTTGTCATGATGCAATTGGAAATTCCGGTAGATACGGTGGAGTACACAATAAACCTTTGTGACAAGCTTGGAGTACCAGTTTTACTAAATCCAGCACCAGCTCGTAATTTTAAACGAGAATGGATGGAAAAAATCGCCTACATTACACCGAACGAAACAGAGTGTGAGCTTATTTTCAATGAAAAGGTTGAAAAATCATTAGAAAAATACCCGAATAAACTTATCGTAACGCTTGGAGATGAAGGAGCGATGTACCATAACGGCAAACACATCGTAAAAGTTGCTGGTTTTAAAACAACTGCTGTTGATACAACTGGTGCTGGTGATACGTTTAATGGGGCATTTGCTCATCAAATTTGCACAGGTGCTTCGATTGAAGAAGCTGTACAATTTGCAAATATCGCGGGTTCGTTATCGGTTGAGCAATTTGGTGCTCAAGGTGGAATGCCAACAATACAAGCAGTTGAGGCAAGATTAAAAGGAGAATAG
- a CDS encoding LacI family DNA-binding transcriptional regulator translates to MATIKDVAKLAEVSVATVSRYLNNSGYVGAKAKQSIEGAIEELNYKPNQIARSLSTKQMHTIGLIVPDITNPFFPELARAIEDTALKEGYTVILCNSDEQAKKELHYIEMLQQKYIAGFIIATNQLPKEKYVQLNAPIVLLDRVLDSDIPSVTSQNQYGAELAMNYLITKQAKEIAFFSGPKNLEPVQQRLKGFKQAIEDKNITTHIFESPFDFVEAEKIAYVALKKYRTIDAVFASSDMIAIGILKAAHKLGIRIPEELQVVGFDGIAIGEIVTPGLTTVAQNIYALGETATKMLIQQIKGDVLAQEHVVIEPKLIVRETTKE, encoded by the coding sequence GTGGCTACGATTAAGGATGTTGCTAAGTTGGCGGAAGTTTCTGTTGCAACAGTTTCCCGCTATTTAAATAACAGTGGTTATGTAGGTGCAAAAGCAAAACAGTCAATAGAGGGTGCCATTGAGGAACTAAATTATAAACCAAATCAAATTGCCCGATCTTTATCTACAAAGCAAATGCATACGATTGGGTTAATAGTTCCAGACATTACAAACCCATTTTTCCCAGAACTTGCCCGTGCAATCGAGGATACAGCATTAAAAGAAGGCTATACAGTTATTTTGTGTAACTCAGACGAACAGGCAAAAAAAGAGCTGCACTATATCGAAATGTTGCAGCAAAAATATATTGCAGGTTTTATTATTGCAACGAATCAATTACCAAAAGAAAAATATGTTCAACTAAATGCACCTATCGTGTTATTAGACCGCGTTCTTGATAGTGATATTCCTTCGGTTACATCACAAAATCAATATGGTGCCGAACTTGCGATGAATTATTTGATTACAAAACAAGCGAAAGAAATTGCATTTTTTAGTGGACCAAAAAATTTAGAGCCTGTTCAACAACGTTTAAAAGGTTTCAAACAGGCAATTGAGGATAAAAATATAACAACACATATTTTTGAGAGCCCATTTGATTTTGTGGAAGCTGAAAAAATTGCTTATGTAGCATTAAAAAAGTATCGAACAATTGATGCCGTATTTGCGAGCAGTGACATGATTGCGATCGGAATTTTGAAAGCAGCACATAAATTAGGAATCCGTATTCCAGAAGAATTACAAGTAGTTGGCTTTGATGGCATTGCAATTGGTGAGATTGTGACACCAGGGCTAACAACTGTCGCACAAAATATTTATGCACTAGGTGAAACAGCAACTAAAATGCTTATTCAGCAAATTAAAGGTGATGTGCTAGCGCAAGAACATGTCGTAATCGAGCCAAAATTAATTGTGCGTGAAACGACTAAGGAGTAG
- a CDS encoding formate--tetrahydrofolate ligase: MTTTTKKTLTDIEIANNATMKPIVEIAEKAGIPLEAVEQYGRYKAKIDVNKVTGVANAKVVLVTAINPTPAGEGKSTVTVGLADAMNQLKQRVMVALREPSLGPVMGVKGGATGGGYAQVLPMEQINLHFNGDFHAITTANNALSALIDNHIHQGNTLNIDPRRITWKRVVDLNDRALRHVTVGLGGPLQGVPREDGFDITVASEIMAIFCLATSIQDLKERLARIVIGYTYDRKPVTVRDLQAEGALTLLLKEALNPNLVQTIEGTPALIHGGPFANIAHGCNSIIATQTARQLADIVITEAGFGSDLGAEKFLNIKAREAGFKPSAVVVVATIRALKMHGGVAKADLVKENVEALNVGITNLAQHVANVKNFGLEPVVALNRFITDTEAELEFVLDWAKENNVRIARTNVWEEGGKGGIELAQEVLEVIEQPNNFHHLYELNETVEQKLTKIVQQVYGGDGVQLTEVAKKQLATIENNGWENLPICMAKTQYSLSDQPRLLGRPTHFTITIREIIPKLGAGFLVCLTGDIMTMPGLPKQPAALRMDVAEDGSAIGLF; this comes from the coding sequence ATGACAACTACAACAAAAAAAACATTAACTGATATTGAAATTGCAAACAATGCAACGATGAAGCCAATTGTAGAAATTGCAGAAAAAGCTGGGATTCCATTAGAAGCAGTTGAACAATACGGTCGATATAAGGCTAAAATCGATGTAAATAAAGTAACAGGCGTTGCCAATGCGAAAGTAGTTCTTGTAACAGCGATTAATCCAACACCAGCCGGAGAAGGGAAGTCTACGGTTACTGTAGGATTAGCAGATGCCATGAACCAGTTAAAGCAACGTGTGATGGTAGCGTTACGAGAGCCTTCATTAGGTCCGGTAATGGGTGTAAAAGGTGGCGCAACAGGTGGCGGTTATGCACAGGTTTTACCAATGGAACAAATAAACTTACATTTTAATGGCGATTTCCATGCTATAACAACTGCTAATAATGCATTATCTGCTTTAATTGACAATCATATTCATCAAGGGAATACATTAAATATTGATCCGCGTCGTATTACTTGGAAGCGGGTAGTTGATTTAAATGACCGTGCACTTCGTCATGTAACAGTTGGTTTAGGAGGCCCATTACAAGGAGTGCCAAGAGAAGATGGCTTTGATATTACAGTAGCATCCGAAATTATGGCCATCTTCTGTTTAGCGACAAGCATCCAAGATTTGAAAGAGCGATTAGCCCGTATTGTAATTGGTTATACGTATGATCGAAAGCCTGTGACAGTAAGAGATCTACAAGCAGAAGGTGCACTCACGCTCCTTTTAAAAGAGGCGTTAAATCCAAACTTAGTTCAAACAATTGAAGGTACGCCTGCGCTTATCCACGGAGGTCCCTTTGCCAATATAGCCCATGGCTGTAACTCAATTATTGCAACTCAAACAGCTCGTCAATTAGCAGATATCGTTATTACAGAGGCGGGATTCGGATCAGATTTAGGGGCGGAGAAGTTTTTAAACATTAAAGCACGAGAAGCTGGTTTTAAGCCAAGTGCGGTAGTCGTTGTCGCAACGATTCGTGCACTTAAAATGCACGGTGGTGTTGCGAAAGCTGATTTAGTAAAAGAAAATGTGGAAGCATTAAACGTTGGTATTACCAATTTAGCGCAACATGTGGCAAATGTAAAAAACTTTGGATTAGAGCCAGTGGTAGCATTAAATCGATTTATAACAGATACTGAAGCTGAGCTCGAGTTCGTATTAGATTGGGCAAAAGAGAATAATGTTCGCATCGCTCGTACGAATGTATGGGAAGAAGGTGGAAAAGGTGGTATTGAGCTGGCGCAAGAAGTATTAGAAGTCATTGAGCAGCCAAACAATTTCCACCATTTATATGAATTAAATGAAACAGTAGAACAAAAATTAACGAAAATTGTTCAACAAGTATATGGTGGAGACGGAGTCCAATTAACGGAAGTTGCCAAAAAGCAATTAGCAACAATTGAGAATAATGGATGGGAAAACTTACCGATTTGTATGGCGAAAACGCAGTATTCATTATCAGACCAACCACGCTTACTTGGGCGTCCTACACATTTTACAATCACCATTAGAGAAATTATTCCTAAGCTTGGAGCAGGCTTCTTAGTTTGCTTAACTGGAGATATTATGACTATGCCTGGCTTACCGAAACAACCTGCAGCGTTGCGTATGGACGTAGCCGAAGATGGAAGCGCAATAGGGCTATTTTAA
- a CDS encoding cold-shock protein: MHQGTVKWFDNEKGYGFIECENGEDVFVHFTGIQEEGFRSLDEGQTVQFEIVDGIRGPQAANVYKK; this comes from the coding sequence ATGCACCAAGGCACTGTAAAATGGTTTGATAATGAAAAAGGGTATGGATTTATAGAATGTGAAAATGGTGAAGATGTTTTTGTACACTTTACTGGCATACAAGAAGAAGGATTTCGTTCACTTGATGAAGGACAAACCGTACAATTTGAGATTGTTGACGGCATTCGTGGACCACAAGCAGCGAATGTTTACAAAAAATAA
- a CDS encoding VOC family protein: MYQLDHIVHFVERPEDAMQYFQNAGFHVVVGGKHDAWGTYNALTYFDLSYIEFIGIYNEEIFQKAAKQKYTLHESYEKRNRRNGLIRMAISTTSIDKDAQSFQEAGFDVFGPETFSRTRLDGSVVSWKLLHIGFPNANIEFPFFIQWDQDEQLRRNEYKSRGIIADHPLGKLQLQTVNIIVPNFYFIEQFAKLCDAPVEMKEDNEMNSEIATVSLQNASMIFARPLGEGPIWDEILETGYGIQKVIFTGANVQQEIMYDGALFEVKV, encoded by the coding sequence ATGTATCAACTAGATCATATTGTACATTTTGTAGAACGACCAGAAGACGCTATGCAATATTTTCAGAACGCTGGCTTCCATGTAGTGGTAGGGGGCAAGCATGATGCGTGGGGAACTTATAACGCGCTAACGTATTTTGATCTATCTTACATAGAATTCATTGGGATTTATAATGAAGAAATCTTTCAAAAAGCAGCAAAACAAAAGTATACACTGCATGAAAGCTATGAAAAGAGAAACCGTAGAAATGGCTTGATACGCATGGCAATATCTACGACTAGTATTGATAAAGATGCGCAAAGCTTTCAAGAGGCGGGTTTTGATGTTTTTGGTCCGGAAACATTTTCACGAACACGACTGGATGGCTCTGTTGTAAGTTGGAAACTACTTCATATTGGTTTTCCAAATGCGAATATTGAGTTTCCTTTTTTTATTCAGTGGGACCAGGATGAGCAATTGAGGCGTAATGAATATAAAAGTAGGGGCATTATTGCAGATCATCCCTTAGGGAAATTACAGCTGCAAACTGTAAACATAATTGTGCCTAATTTTTATTTCATCGAGCAATTTGCTAAACTTTGTGATGCACCTGTCGAAATGAAAGAAGATAACGAAATGAATTCTGAGATTGCCACCGTTTCACTTCAAAATGCGAGTATGATTTTTGCTCGCCCTTTAGGAGAGGGACCGATTTGGGATGAAATACTAGAAACAGGCTATGGCATTCAAAAAGTGATTTTTACAGGTGCTAATGTACAACAAGAAATCATGTATGACGGAGCCTTGTTTGAAGTAAAGGTCTAG
- a CDS encoding YbaK/EbsC family protein — translation MSFQSVKQYFDQHGKGQDILQFDSSSATVAEAAAVLNVIPARIAKTLSFQGDAEQPILVVAAGDAKIDNAKFKKQFKVKAKMLNPVSVVEQTGHPVGGVCPFALTNNLPVYLDISLQRFDTIFPACGSANSAIQLSCQELENYSNAIAWVDVCKAWNEDV, via the coding sequence ATGTCATTTCAATCAGTGAAGCAGTATTTTGATCAACACGGAAAAGGGCAGGACATATTACAATTTGACAGTAGTAGCGCAACCGTTGCAGAGGCAGCTGCTGTTTTAAATGTTATTCCAGCGCGAATTGCAAAAACATTATCGTTTCAAGGGGATGCTGAGCAACCCATTTTAGTTGTAGCAGCTGGAGATGCAAAAATTGATAACGCTAAATTTAAAAAGCAATTTAAAGTGAAAGCAAAAATGTTAAATCCAGTGTCTGTTGTAGAGCAAACAGGCCATCCTGTAGGTGGGGTTTGTCCATTTGCACTTACAAATAATTTACCTGTGTATTTAGATATTTCTTTACAGCGATTCGATACTATTTTTCCGGCCTGTGGAAGTGCAAATTCAGCGATTCAATTATCGTGCCAAGAGCTGGAAAACTATTCAAATGCCATCGCTTGGGTCGATGTATGTAAAGCTTGGAATGAGGATGTGTAG
- a CDS encoding phosphopantothenoylcysteine decarboxylase domain-containing protein, with product MLQGKTVLITSGGTFEKWDNVRGHTNLSKGTMGCYLAEEAMERGAKVIYMHGYFAQLPKQHENIRFVRFEGIEDLGKQLKQIVQSEEVDYCIMAVAGSDWLVDKVFDQSGNELTEKGKMPSDEPPIIHFKKAPKILAQIKNWAPNMKLIGFKLEATEDEEFLIKRAKLRMESAKADWMVANSSKSLYGAMEPHYILHHSGEILKVEGKKTAAKTLISLFL from the coding sequence ATGCTACAAGGAAAAACGGTTTTAATTACAAGTGGAGGCACATTTGAAAAGTGGGATAATGTGCGCGGTCATACGAATTTATCAAAAGGCACGATGGGCTGTTATTTAGCTGAAGAGGCAATGGAGCGAGGAGCAAAGGTTATTTATATGCACGGTTATTTCGCTCAACTACCAAAGCAGCATGAAAATATCCGCTTCGTACGATTTGAAGGGATTGAAGATTTAGGGAAGCAATTAAAACAAATTGTCCAATCAGAAGAAGTCGATTATTGCATCATGGCAGTTGCAGGCTCGGATTGGCTAGTTGATAAAGTTTTCGATCAATCGGGAAATGAGTTGACAGAAAAAGGGAAGATGCCATCGGACGAGCCACCAATTATTCACTTTAAAAAAGCACCAAAGATTTTAGCACAAATTAAAAATTGGGCACCAAATATGAAGTTAATCGGCTTTAAATTAGAAGCAACAGAAGATGAAGAGTTTTTAATTAAGCGTGCGAAGTTACGAATGGAATCAGCAAAGGCAGATTGGATGGTGGCAAATAGCTCAAAATCATTGTACGGAGCGATGGAACCTCATTATATTCTTCATCATTCAGGGGAAATTTTAAAAGTAGAAGGAAAGAAAACTGCAGCAAAAACGTTAATTAGTTTATTCCTTTAA